The following are encoded in a window of Anas platyrhynchos isolate ZD024472 breed Pekin duck chromosome 30, IASCAAS_PekinDuck_T2T, whole genome shotgun sequence genomic DNA:
- the PRSS53 gene encoding LOW QUALITY PROTEIN: serine protease 53 (The sequence of the model RefSeq protein was modified relative to this genomic sequence to represent the inferred CDS: inserted 4 bases in 4 codons; deleted 4 bases in 3 codons; substituted 1 base at 1 genomic stop codon), giving the protein SRADPGAWTAVVGRLRLHEAGGQEVPVAVVVVHEDDRQVEGGHDLRXLRXELGPGPRVGTICLPQPATLAFGTPCWLTGWXNVAENVSLPAGSPLQKVSLDLLSAPTCNCLYSNLRRRDLARPARPGMVCAGGKEGGRGACQADSGGPLSCFSGGRWVQAGVLSFAVGCGRPNGPVLATGLAAHAGWLRGHVPPXAFPPPPPPPPPGLEDGKCMGCGMQGGPPWSPPGGRWPWYVSLVFGGRHRCGGALVAESWVLTAAHCFIGRQAAEAWQATVMGSETRAGARLTLHGAYIGPGRGRDLALLRLQGVLGWGPALRPLCLPYRNHRRPXGTRCWALVPDDPDPDDPNDPDPNDPDDPIPGDPNDPNDPIGPDPNDPDDPGPGDPDDPIPHDPNDPNDPDPNDPNNPIPSDPNDPNPNDPDPGDPNGPDPNDPSDPIPSDPNDPDPNDPNDPDPNNPNDPNDPNDPDDPGPDDPDDPIPHDPNDPNDPDPNDPNNPNPNDPNDPNDPDDPDPGDPNDPDPNDPNDPDPNVPKCPQMPPIDPKRPKIPKCPQISPDVPKCVPRRGPSPGAEQRGGDAPGAPRGHRGRHRGHFWGHRPQRHRLPAGPGLPAGLRGTGDLVFGGDGHGGGCPGEGPPIFTSVPPYERWVTGITREAYFAETPPDPKEAEEPDDPTFWGTPQPPADPGVRGSPKPTEDLKPTENPNVRGSPKPVEDVNPTENPKPENPKPSENPKPSEDLNPTEDPNIWGSPKPVEDVNPTENPKPSEDPKPEDPNIRGSPKPIEDVNPTENPNVRGSPKPVEDVNPTENPKPTENPKPENPKPSEDFNPTEDPNIWGSPKPVEDIHPTENPKPSENPKPSENPKPENPKPENPKPSENPKPSENPKPSEDLNPTEDPNIWGSPNLLKTSTLLKTPNLLKIPNLKTPIFGDPQNPSKTSTLLKTPMFGDPQNPWKTSTLPKTQNLLKTPKLLRTPNLLKIPNLKTPIFGVPQNPWKTSTLLKTPNLLKTPNLKTPIFGDPPNPSKTSTLLKTPNLPKTPNLLKTPNLPKTPNPRRTQVTGSPPAPRGRPLGSPIFGIAPSPRRNPGTPKSGSTPKSLRTPIFGKVPATPEPHFFLGGGGGTRMEQ; this is encoded by the exons AGCCGCGCGGACCCCGGGGCGTGGACGGCGGTGGTGGGCCGGCTCCGTCTCCACGAAGCC GGTGGCCAGGAAGTCCCGGTGGCCGTAGTG GTGGTCCACGAGGATGATCGGCAGGTGGAAGGTGGCCACGACCTGCGCTAGCTCC TGGAACTCGGTCCTGGGCCCCGGGTGGGCACCatctgcctgccccagcccgcCACCCTCGCCTTCGGCACCCCCTGCTGGCTTACTGGGT GCAACGTGGCCGAGAACG TGTCCCTCCCGGCGGGGTCCCCCCTGCAGAAGGTCTCCTTGGACCTCCTGAGCGCCCCCACCTGCAACTGCCTCTACTCCAACCTGCGGCGCCGCGACCTGGCCCGCCCGGCGCGCCCCGGCATGGTGTGCGCCGGCGGCAAGGAGGGCGGCCGCGGGGCCTGCCag gcAGATTCGGGGGGCCCCCTGTCCTGCTTTTCGGGGGGCCGCTGGGTTCAGGCGGGGGTCCTGAGCTTCGCCGTGGGCTGCGGCCGCCCCAACGGGCCCGTGCTGGCCACGGGGCTAGCGGCCCACGCCGGGTGGCTACGGGGTCACGTCCCCC CCGccttccccccgccccccccgccgccccccccagGCCTGGAGGACGGCAAGTGCATGG GTTGTGGGATGCAGGGGGGGCCCCcctggagcccccccgggggtcgG TGGCCCTGGTACGTCAGCCTGGTTTTTGGGGGACGCCACCGCTGCGGGGGGGCCCTGGTGGCCGAGAGCTGGGTGCTGACGGCCGCCCACTGCTTTATAGG GCGCCAGGCGGCCGAGGCGTGGCAGGCGACGGTTATGGGGTCGGAGACGCGGGCGGGGGCGCGCCTGACCCTACACGGGGCCTATATAGGGCCGGGTCGGGGTCGTGACCTGGCCCTATTACGGCTccagggggttttggggtgggggccgGCGCTGCGCCCCCTCTGCCTGCCCTATAGGAACCACCGCCGGC CCGGGACCCGCTGCTGGGCCCT GGTCCCCGATGACCCTGATCCCGATGACCCCAATGACCCCGATCCCAATGACCCTGATGATCCCATTCCCGGTGACCCCAATGATCCCAATGACCCCATTGGCCCCGATCCCAATGACCCCGATGATCCCGGTCCCGGTGACCCCGATGATCCCATTCCCCAtgaccccaatgaccccaatgACCCCGATCCCAATGATCCCAACAATCCCATTCCCAGTGACCCCAATGATCCCAATCCCAATGATCCCGATCCCGGTGACCCCAATGGTCCCGATCCCAATGACCCCAGTGATCCCATTCCCAGTGACCCCAATGATCCCGATCCCAATGACCCCAATGACCCCGATCCCAATaaccccaatgaccccaatgATCCCAATGACCCCGATGATCCCGGTCCCGATGACCCCGATGATCCCATTCCCCAtgaccccaatgaccccaatgACCCCGATCCCAATGATCCCaacaatcccaatcccaatgaCCCCAATGATCCCAATGACCCCGATGATCCCGATCCCGGTGACCCCAATGACCCCGATCCCAATGACCCCAATGATCCtgatcccaatgtccccaaatgtccccaaatgccccccaTTGACCCTAAACGTCCCAAaatcccaaaatgtccccaaatatccccaGATGTCCCCAAATg cGTCCCCAGACGCGGCCCCTCCCCCGGCGCTGAGCAGCGTGGAGGTGACGCCCCTGGAGCCCCCCGGGGACATCGGGGACGGCACCGGGGACACTTTTGGGGTCACCGCCCCCAACGGCACCGCCTGCCAG CTGGACCCGGGCTCCCCGCTGGCCTGCGAGGAACGGGGGATCTGGTTTTTGGCGGGGACGGCCACGGGGGGGGATGCCCCGGGGAGGGGCCCCCAATTTTCACCTCCGTCCCCCCCTACGAGCGCTGGGTCACCGGCATCACCCGCGAGGCCTACTTCGCCGAgaccccccccgaccccaaagAGGCCGAGGAACCCGACGACCCCACTTTTTGGGGGACCCCACAACCCCCGGCGGACCCCGGCGTTCGAGGATCGCCCAAACCCACAGAAGACCTCAAACCTACCGAAA ACCCCAATGTTCGGGGATCCCCAAAACCCGTGGAAGACGTCAACCCTACCGAAAACCCCAAACCTGAAAACCCCAAACCTTCTGAGAACCCCAAACCTTCTGAAGACCTCAACCCTACAGAAGACCCCAATATTTGGGGATCCCCCAAACCCGTGGAAGACGTCAACCCTACCGAAAACCCCAAACCTTCTGAAGACCCCAAACCTGAAGACCCCAATATTCGGGGATCCCCAAAACCCATCGAAGACGTCAACCCTACTGAAAACCCCAATGTTCGGGGATCCCCAAAACCTGTGGAAGACGTCAACCCTACCGAAAACCCCAAACCTACTGAAAACCCC AAACCTGAAAACCCCAAACCTTCTGAAGACTTCAACCCTACTGAAGACCCCAATATTTGGGGTTCCCCAAAACCCGTGGAAGACATCCACCCTACCGAAAACCCTAAACCTTCTGAAAATCCCAAACCTTCTGAGAACCCCAAACCTGAAAATCCCAAACCTGAAAATCCCAAACCTTCTGAAAACCCCAAACCATCTGAGAACCCCAAACCTTCTGAAGACCTCAACCCTACAGAAGACCCCAATATTTGGGGTTCCCCAAACCTGTTGAAGACCTCAACCCTACTGAAAACCCCAAACCTACTGAAAATCCCAAACCTGAAGACCCCAATATTTGGGGATCCCCAAAACCCATCGAAGACGTCAACCCTACTGAAAACCCCAATGTTCGGGGATCCCCAAAACCCGTGGAAGACGTCAACCCTACCGAAAACCCAAAACCTTCTGAAGACCCCAAAACTTCTGAGAACCCCAAACCTTCTGAAAATCCCAAACCTGAAGACCCCAATATTCGGGGTTCCCCAAAACCCGTGGAAGACGTCAACCCTACTGAAAACCCCAAACCTTCTGAAGACCCCAAACCTGAAGACCCCAATATTTGGGGATCCCCCAAACCCATCGAAGACCTCAACCCTACTGAAGACCCCAAATCTTCCGAAGACCCCAAATCTTCTGAAGACCCCAAATCTTCCGAAGACCCCAAACCCACGGAGGACTCAGGTGACCGGGAGCCCCCCAGCGCCACGGGGTCGCCCCCTCGGGTCCCCAATTTTTGGGATCGCCCCGAGCCCCCGGAGGAACCCGGGGACCCCGAAATCTGGcagcacccccaaatccctcaggACCCCGATATTTGGGAAGGTTCCGGCGACGCCTGaaccccatttttttttggggggtgggggggggacaaggatGGAGCAATAA
- the LOC139999885 gene encoding uncharacterized protein translates to MGTQNPKSNPKRSTNGPKGPKSHKIGIRNPQSPKCDPKRGSDEPKIPKSHKMGTRNPKSDPKGGSDEQKGPKSHKVGNRNPKSPKTDTKKGSKESKIPKSHKIGTRNPKSNPKRARDEPKGPKSHKIGIRNPKSPKRDPKRGSDESKIPKSHKSGTRNPKSDPKSDPKRGRDEPKGPKSHKVGNRNPKSPKTDTKKGSKESKIPKSHKSGTRNPTSDPKSNPKRGSDELKGLKSHKIVSRNPKSPKSIPKTGSDEPKIPKSHKMGTRNPKSDPKRGIDGAKGPKSHKIGTRNPQSPKSDTKRGSDESKIPKSHKSGTRNPKSDPKSDPKRGRDEPKGPKSHKIGIRNPQSPKCDPKRGSDEPKIPKSHKMGARNPKSDPKSNPKRGSNELKGLKSHKIGNRNPKSPKTDTKKGSRVKNPKIP, encoded by the coding sequence ATGGGAACTCAAAATCCCAAAAGCAACCCCAAAAGAAGCACCAatgggccaaaagggccaaAATCCCATAAAATAGGAATTAGGAATCCCCAAAGCCCCAAATGTGACCCTAAAAGAGGAAGCGATGAgccaaaaatccccaaatcccataaaATGGGAACTCGAAATCCCAAAAGCGACCCCAAAGGAGGCAGCGATGAGCAAAAAGGGCCAAAATCCCATAAAGTAGGAAATAGGAATCCCAAAAGCCCCAAAACCGACAccaaaaaaggaagcaaagagtCAAAAATcccaaaatcccataaaatAGGAACTCGAAATCCCAAAAGCAACCCCAAAAGAGCCAGAGATGAGCCAAAAGGGCCAAAATCCCATAAAATAGGAATTAGGAATCCCAAAAGCCCCAAACGCGACCCCAAAAGAGGAAGTGATGAgtcaaaaatccccaaatcccataaaTCTGGAACTAGGAATCCCAAAAGCGAccccaaaagtgaccccaaaagAGGCAGAGATGAGCCAAAAGGGCCAAAATCCCATAAAGTAGGAAATAGGAATCCCAAAAGCCCCAAAACCGACAccaaaaaaggaagcaaagagtcaaaaatccccaaatcccataaaTCTGGAACTAGGAATCCCACAAGTGACCCCAAAAGCAACCCCAAAAGAGGCAGTGATGAGCTAAAAGGCCTAAAATCCCATAAAATTGTATCTAGGaaccccaaaagccccaaaagCATCCCCAAAACAGGCAGCGATGAGCCAAAAATcccaaaatcccataaaatGGGAACTCGAAATCCCAAAAGCGACCCCAAAAGAGGCATCGATGGAGCAAAAGGGCCAAAATCCCATAAAATAGGAACTAGGAATCCCCAAAGCCCCAAAAGCGACACCAAAAGAGGAAGCGATGAgtcaaaaatccccaaatcccataaaTCTGGAACTAGGAATCCCAAAAGCGAccccaaaagtgaccccaaaagAGGCAGAGATGAGCCAAAAGGGCCAAAATCCCATAAAATAGGAATTAGGAATCCCCAAAGCCCCAAATGTGACCCTAAAAGAGGAAGCGATGAgccaaaaatccccaaatcccataaaATGGGAGCTAGGAATCCCAAAAGCGACCCTAAAAGCAACCCCAAAAGAGGCAGCAATGAGCTAAAAGGCCTAAAATCCCATAAAATAGGAAATAGGAATCCCAAAAGCCCCAAAACCGACACCAAAAAAGGAAGCAGAGTCAAAAATcccaaaatcccataa
- the ZNF668 gene encoding zinc finger protein 668, with the protein MGATTRSRGATKATGDATTRGATTRSRGATPKTTLHAPESPGDVTKTPRNSTKSTRNSTKTTGDVTKTPKDVTKTPKDVTKTPKDVTKTTRNSTKTPRDVTKTPRNVPKTLEDVTKTLGDVTKSPRGVTKTPRNVTKTLGDITKTLEDATKTLDDVTKPIGDATKPFGDATKTPRNRHHQNPRRCHQTPRKRPEPHEDATKRLEDATKPLDDLTKPHEDVTKPHEDVTKPLDDLTKPLDDATKPHEDATTAPCSSCPRPSPPFPCAACPKSYGTLSKLTIHQRAHTGERPFSCPDCPKSFADPSVYRKHRRGHAGLRPHRCSSCPKAYAERKDLRNHQRVHTGERPFLCAECGKSFGRSSSLACHQRIHAPRKPYACGTCGKTFTQLSSYQSHQRVHTGERPFLCPQCGRTFADPSSYRRHQRAHQGVKPYGCGECGKAFRQPADLAVHRRTHTGERPWRCGECGKSFVASWDLKRHRLTHSGERPWRCGECGKGFGERAALGKHRRTHSGERPYACGRCGKGFGGASGLRKHERTHGKREGGRGGGAGATAGQGLATEAVGGGVGAVTGHNMAAVGHDMAAGVGHDLGTPSSHNMAAGVGHNLGTPSGHNMAAVSHDMAAGVGHNVGTPSSHNMAAVGHEVATGVGHDLGTPTSHNMAAGVGHNMGTPSSHNMAAMGHEVATGVGHNLGTPSGHNMAAVGHEVATGVGHDLGTPTSHNMAAGVGHNLGTPTSHNMAAVSHDMAAGVGHDMGTPTSHNMAAVGHEVATGVGHNLGTPSGHNMAAVGHEVATGVGHNLGTPTSHNMAAVGHEVATGVGHNLGTPSGHNMAAMGHEVATGVGHDLGTPTSHNMAAVGHDMAAGLGPNVATGLGVTVAAGLAHNMAAAPGAIMAAASEHNMAAVTAAATGGTVDCGGLNMAAAFGTPNMAAPSVATPNMAAPLGGPNMAVLGVGPNMAAPSVATPNMATSTVVTPNMAAINTATPNMAAPNTPNMATPSMATPNMATTNMATPNMATSTVATPNMAAINMATPNMAAPNTPSMATPNMAAPNMATPSMATPNMAASNMATPNVAAPNMATPNMAAPNTHSMATPNMAASNMAAPNTPNMATPCMATPNMAASTVATPNMAASNLTTPNMAATNMATPSMAAPITPNMATPNMAASNMATPNMAASNMATPSMATPNMAATNMATPNMAASNMAASTVATPNMAATNVATPNMASPITPNMAAPITATPNMAAPLLPATPNMAAVGACPPGPAPPEPRPFGCPLCPKRFLARAGLRKHQRRHGPAPYPQATPPSATQGAEPPPGPAP; encoded by the exons atgggtgccaccaccAGGTCCCGAGGGGCCACCAAAGCCACCGGAGATGCCACCACCAGAGGTGCCACCACCCGGTCCCGTGGGGCCACCCCCAAAACCACGCTGCACGCGCCCGAAAGCCCCGGAGATGTCACCAAAACCCCCCGAAATAGCACCAAAAGCACCAGAAATAGCACCAAAACCACCGGGGATGTCACCAAGACCCCAAAAGACGTCACCAAGACCCCAAAAGACGTCACCAAGACCCCAAAAGATGTCACCAAAACCACCAGAAATAGCACTAAGACCCCAAGAGACGTCACCAAAACCCCCAGAAATGTCCCCAAAACCCTTGAAGACGTCACCAAAACCCTTGGAGATGTCACCAAGAGCCCTAGAGGTGTCACCAAAACCCCCCGAAATGTCACCAAAACCCTTGGAGACATCACCAAAACCCTTGAAGATGCCACCAAAACCCTTGATGACGTCACCAAACCCATTGGAGATGCCACCAAACCCTTTGGAGACGCCACCAAAACCCCCCGaaat AGACATCACCAAAACCCTCGGAGATGCCACCAAACCCCCCGAAAACGTCCCGAACCCCATGAAGACGCCACCAAACGTCTTGAAGACGCCACCAAACCCCTTGATGACCTCACCAAACCCCATGAAGATGTCACCAAACCCCATGAAGATGTCACCAAACCCCTCGATGACCTCACCAAACCCCTCGATGACGCCACCAAACCCCATGAAGATGCCACCACCGCCCcgtgctcctcctgccctcgcccctctccccccttcccctgcgCCGCCTGCCCCAAATCCTACGGCACCCTCTCCAAACTCACCATCCACCAACGCGCCCACACCGGCGAACGCCCCTTTTCCTGCCCGGATTGCCCCAAATCCTTCGCCGACCCTTCGGTTTACCGCAAACACCGGCGGGGCCACGCCGGCCTCCGCCCCCAccgctgctcctcctgccccaaagCCTACGCCGAGCGCAAGGACCTCCGCAACCACCAGCGCGTCCACACCGGCGAGCGCCCCTTCCTCTGCGCCGAGTGCGGCAAGAGCTTCGGCCGCTCGTCCTCCCTCGCCTGCCACCAGCGCATCCACGCCCCCCGCAAGCCCTACGCCTGCGGCACCTGCGGCAAGACCTTCACCCAGCTCTCCTCCTACCAAAGCCACCAGCGCGTCCACACCGGCGAGCGCCCCTTCCTCTGCCCCCAGTGCGGCCGCACCTTCGCCGACCCCTCCAGTTACCGGCGGCACCAGCGGGCCCACCAAGGGGTGAAGCCCTACGGGTGCGGCGAGTGCGGCAAAGCCTTCCGGCAACCCGCCGACCTGGCCGTCCACCGGCGCACCCACACCGGCGAGCGGCCCTGGCGCTGCGGCGAGTGCGGCAAGAGCTTCGTGGCCTCCTGGGACCTCAAGAGGCACCGGCTGACCCACAGCGGCGAGCGGCCCTGGCGGTGCGGCGAGTGCGGGAAGGGCTTCGGCGAGCGGGCGGCGCTGGGCAAGCACCGCAGGACGCACTCGGGTGAGCGGCCCTACGCCTGCGGGCGCTGCGGGAAGGGATTCGGAGGCGCCTCGGGGCTGCGCAAGCACGAGAGGACGCACGGAAAGAGGGAGGggggacggggcgggggggcgggggctACCGCGGGGCAAGGTTTGGCTACCGAGGCGGTGGGAGGAGGTGTCGGGGCGGTAACGGGCCACAATATGGCCGCCGTGGGGCACGACATGGCCGCCGGTGTTGGGCACGATTTGGGGACGCCATCGAGCCACAATATGGCCGCCGGGGTTGGCCACAATTTGGGGACTCCATCGGGCCACAATATGGCCGCCGTTAGCCATGACATGGCCGCCGGTGTTGGCCACAATGTGGGGACTCCGTCGAGCCACAATATGGCCGCCGTGGGGCATGAGGTGGCCACCGGTGTTGGGCACGATTTGGGGACTCCAACGAGCCACAATATGGCCGCCGGGGTTGGCCACAATATGGGGACTCCGTCGAGCCACAATATGGCCGCCATGGGGCATGAGGTGGCCACCGGTGTTGGCCACAATTTGGGGACTCCATCGGGCCACAATATGGCTGCCGTGGGCCATGAGGTGGCCACCGGTGTTGGCCACGATTTGGGGACTCCAACGAGCCACAATATGGCCGCCGGGGTTGGCCACAATTTGGGGACTCCAACGAGCCACAATATGGCCGCCGTTAGCCATGACATGGCCGCCGGTGTTGGGCACGATATGGGGACTCCAACGAGCCACAATATGGCTGCCGTTGGGCATGAGGTGGCCACCGGTGTTGGCCACAATTTGGGGACTCCATCGGGCCACAATATGGCCGCCGTTGGGCATGAGGTGGCCACCGGTGTTGGCCACAATTTGGGGACTCCAACGAGCCACAATATGGCCGCCGTTGGGCATGAGGTGGCCACCGGTGTTGGCCACAATTTGGGGACTCCATCGGGCCACAATATGGCCGCCATGGGGCATGAGGTGGCCACCGGTGTTGGCCACGATTTGGGGACTCCAACAAGCCACAATATGGCCGCCGTTGGTCACGACATGGCCGCCGGCCTCGGCCCCAACGTGGCCACCGGACTCGGGGTCACCGTGGCCGCCGGACTTGCCCACAACATGGCCGCCGCGCCGGGAGCCATCATGGCCGCCGCCTCCGAGCACAACATGGCCGCCGTcaccgccgccgccaccggggGAACCGTGGACTGCGGGGGCCTCAACATGGCCGCCGCCTTTGGCACGCCCAATATGGCTGCCCCCAGCGTGGCCACGCCCAATATGGCTGCCCCCCTGGGAGGCCCCAACATGGCCGTCCTCGGGGTGGGCCCCAATATGGCTGCCCCCAGTGTGGCCACACCCAATATGGCCACCTCCACGGTGGTCACGCCCAATATGGCCGCCATCAACACGGCCACACCCAATATGGCCGCTCCCAACACGCCCAACATGGCCACCCCCAGCATGGCCACACCCAATATGGCCACCACAAACATGGCCACGCCCAATATGGCCACCTCCACTGTGGCCACACCCAATATGGCCGCCATCAATATGGCCACACCCAATATGGCCGCTCCCAACACGCCCAGCATGGCCACGCCCAACATGGCCGCCCCCAACATGGCCACGCCCAGCATGGCCACACCCAATATGGCTGCCTCTAATATGGCCACACCCAACGTGGCTGCCCCCAACATGGCCACACCCAATATGGCCGCTCCCAACACGCACAGCATGGCCACACCCAACATGGCTGCCTCCAATATGGCCGCCCCCAACACACCCAACATGGCCACGCCCTGTATGGCCACACCCAACATGGCTGCCTCCACTGTGGCCACACCCAATATGGCTGCCTCCAACTTGACCACGCCCAATATGGCTGCCACTAACATGGCCACGCCCAGCATGGCCGCCCCCATCACGCCCAATATGGCCACACCCAATATGGCCGCCTCCAATATGGCCACACCCAACATGGCTGCCTCTAATATGGCCACGCCCAGCATGGCCACACCCAATATGGCCGCCACTAACATGGCCACACCCAACATGGCCGCCTCCAATATGGCCGCCTCCACTGTGGCCACACCCAACATGGCCGCCACTAACGTGGCCAcgcccaacatggcctcccccATCACACCCAACATGGCCGCCCCCATCACAGCCACACCCAACATGGccgcccccctcctccccgccacCCCCAACATGGCCGCTGTGGGGGCGTGTcccccaggccccgcccccccggagccccgcCCCTTCGGCTGCCCGCTGTGCCCCAAGCGCTTCCTGGCGAGGGCGGGGCTCCGCAAGCACCAACGACGTCACGGCCCCGCCCCCTACCcgcaggccacgcccccttccGCCACCCAAGGGGCGGAGCCTccgccaggccccgccccctga